A single Sphingopyxis chilensis DNA region contains:
- a CDS encoding 2-hydroxychromene-2-carboxylate isomerase produces the protein MTFTADLFWSFRSPYSYLAIGRYRALAASHDVTINLRPVYPLAVRQPDFFERNHPNWLSYTMRDMIRVAQFHGIPFGPPRPDPIVQNIMTREIAAEQPYIYRLTRMGQAAARRGKGVAFAHEVGQLIWGGAQDWHLGEHLAGAAKRAGLDLAELDAEAASEAEALDTEIAANQVALEIAGHWGVPTLVVDGEPFFGQDRIEMAKWRMEQKGLRPR, from the coding sequence ATGACTTTTACCGCCGACCTTTTCTGGTCCTTTCGCTCGCCGTACAGCTATCTGGCGATCGGTCGCTATCGCGCGCTCGCCGCGAGCCATGACGTGACGATCAACCTGCGTCCCGTCTATCCGCTCGCGGTGCGCCAACCCGATTTCTTCGAGCGCAACCATCCCAACTGGCTGAGCTATACGATGCGCGACATGATCCGCGTTGCGCAGTTCCACGGCATCCCCTTTGGCCCGCCGCGCCCCGACCCGATCGTCCAGAACATCATGACGCGCGAGATCGCGGCCGAGCAGCCCTATATCTATCGCCTGACGCGCATGGGGCAGGCGGCGGCGCGGCGCGGCAAGGGCGTCGCATTCGCGCATGAGGTCGGGCAGCTGATCTGGGGCGGCGCGCAGGACTGGCATCTGGGCGAGCATCTGGCGGGAGCGGCGAAACGCGCCGGACTCGACCTCGCCGAACTCGACGCCGAGGCCGCGAGCGAAGCCGAGGCGCTCGACACCGAAATCGCCGCCAACCAGGTCGCGCTCGAAATCGCGGGTCATTGGGGCGTGCCGACGCTGGTCGTCGATGGCGAACCCTTTTTCGGGCAGGACCGGATCGAAATGGCGAAGTGGCGGATGGAGCAAAAGGGGTTGCGTCCCCGCTGA
- a CDS encoding helix-turn-helix domain-containing protein — protein MAISGYFLPLVPGADRRQDGRRKLSLLAKGARHDGTGIDVRIHNISGSGLLFESDIKLATGDRIEIELPHAGDITAIVIWASGRHFGCRFEGPVSRATLSAVELKSVTDTAPAVQKENTESTNGESFGDRLQRLRIEAKLERAEVAKRMRVGAASVLGWEKGRARPKPNRMAALAKILGVETSDLLGEATPEGMQDLIDRGREQIARAIGISADRIRIIVEF, from the coding sequence ATGGCCATTTCCGGATATTTTCTTCCCTTGGTACCCGGCGCTGACAGGCGGCAAGACGGACGCCGAAAACTTAGCCTCCTCGCCAAGGGCGCGCGGCATGACGGCACGGGAATCGATGTCCGAATCCATAATATATCGGGATCGGGCTTGCTGTTCGAAAGCGACATCAAGCTCGCGACCGGCGACAGAATCGAAATCGAGCTTCCGCATGCTGGCGACATAACGGCCATCGTCATCTGGGCCAGCGGACGGCATTTCGGCTGCCGATTCGAAGGCCCTGTATCGCGTGCAACGCTGAGTGCCGTGGAACTGAAGAGCGTCACCGACACGGCGCCCGCCGTTCAAAAAGAAAACACCGAATCGACGAACGGCGAATCTTTTGGCGATCGCCTGCAGCGACTTCGCATCGAAGCGAAGCTTGAGCGGGCCGAGGTTGCCAAACGCATGCGCGTCGGCGCGGCTTCGGTTCTGGGCTGGGAAAAGGGCCGGGCCCGCCCGAAGCCTAACCGGATGGCGGCGCTTGCGAAGATACTCGGCGTCGAGACCTCCGACCTGCTAGGCGAGGCCACGCCCGAGGGGATGCAGGACCTGATCGACCGCGGCCGCGAACAGATCGCACGCGCCATCGGCATAAGCGCCGACAGAATCCGGATCATTGTCGAATTTTAA
- a CDS encoding M2 family metallopeptidase produces MKAMISTLSLALSLAVATPAFAQTAPAAAPTAAPPTAADADAFIAGVEKDLFDYTVEASQVNWVNSTYITEDTDAMAARINAVGTEKSVKYALEAAKYKDVAGLSADTKRKLDILRTGIVLPAPTTPGAATELNTIATDLQSQYGKGRGTLNGKEISGSDIEAEMGNLQNTPAQFAEMWTSWHDKVGAPMKDDYAKMVGIANEGAKELGFADTGAMWRSGYDMPPEEFAKLTEKIWQDMKPLYVALHTYVRWKLNEKYGDAVQPKTGPIRADLLGNMWAQEWGNIYPLVAPAGTGDLGYDIGDLLTAQGKAPLDMVKAGENFYSSLGMAPLPDTFWKRSQFLKPADREVVCHASAWDIDNKDDIRIKMCIKVNADDFITIHHELGHNYYQRAYNKQPFLYLNGANDGFHEAIGDFVALSITPQYLVDIGLLDKAKVPSADKDIGLLLRQAMDKVAFLPFGLLIDRWRWGVFDGSIQPVDYNKKWTEMRTQYQGIVPPGERPANAFDAGAKFHIPGNTPYTRYFLARVLQFQFYQAACKQAGWKGPLHRCSFYGNKEVGAKLNAMLEMGASKPWPDALQAFTGSREMSGKAMADYFAPLKTWLDAQNKGKPQGW; encoded by the coding sequence ATGAAAGCCATGATTTCGACGCTGTCGCTTGCCCTGTCGCTCGCGGTGGCGACCCCCGCCTTTGCGCAAACCGCCCCGGCCGCCGCCCCCACTGCCGCCCCCCCCACTGCCGCCGACGCCGATGCGTTCATCGCCGGGGTCGAGAAGGACCTGTTCGACTATACGGTCGAGGCAAGCCAGGTGAACTGGGTCAATTCGACCTATATTACCGAGGATACCGACGCGATGGCCGCGCGGATCAACGCGGTCGGCACCGAAAAGTCGGTCAAATATGCGCTCGAAGCCGCGAAATATAAGGACGTCGCGGGGCTCAGCGCCGACACCAAGCGCAAGCTCGACATTTTGCGCACCGGCATCGTGTTGCCCGCACCGACGACGCCGGGCGCCGCGACCGAGCTCAACACGATCGCGACCGACCTGCAGTCGCAATACGGCAAAGGCCGGGGCACGCTGAACGGCAAGGAAATCTCGGGATCGGACATCGAGGCCGAGATGGGCAACCTTCAGAATACGCCCGCGCAGTTCGCCGAAATGTGGACGAGCTGGCACGACAAGGTCGGCGCGCCGATGAAGGACGACTATGCCAAGATGGTCGGCATCGCGAACGAAGGCGCGAAGGAGCTGGGCTTCGCCGACACCGGCGCGATGTGGCGCTCGGGTTACGACATGCCGCCCGAGGAATTCGCCAAGCTGACCGAAAAGATCTGGCAGGACATGAAGCCGCTCTATGTGGCGCTCCACACCTATGTCCGCTGGAAACTCAACGAAAAATATGGCGATGCGGTGCAGCCCAAGACCGGCCCGATCCGCGCCGACCTGCTCGGCAATATGTGGGCGCAGGAATGGGGCAATATCTACCCGCTCGTCGCGCCCGCAGGGACCGGCGACCTCGGCTATGACATCGGCGACCTGCTCACCGCGCAGGGCAAGGCCCCGCTCGACATGGTCAAGGCGGGCGAGAATTTCTATTCGTCGCTGGGCATGGCGCCGCTGCCCGACACCTTCTGGAAGCGCAGCCAGTTCCTGAAACCCGCCGACCGCGAAGTCGTCTGCCACGCCTCGGCATGGGATATCGATAACAAGGACGATATCCGCATCAAGATGTGCATCAAGGTGAACGCCGACGATTTCATCACGATCCACCACGAGCTCGGCCACAATTATTACCAGCGCGCCTATAACAAGCAACCGTTCCTCTATCTCAACGGCGCGAACGACGGCTTCCACGAGGCGATCGGCGATTTCGTCGCGCTGTCGATCACCCCGCAATATCTCGTCGACATCGGCCTGCTCGACAAGGCGAAGGTGCCGAGCGCCGACAAGGACATCGGGCTGCTCTTGCGGCAGGCGATGGACAAGGTCGCCTTCCTGCCCTTCGGCCTGCTCATCGATCGCTGGCGCTGGGGCGTCTTCGACGGTTCGATCCAGCCCGTCGATTACAACAAAAAATGGACCGAAATGCGGACCCAATATCAGGGCATCGTCCCGCCGGGCGAGCGACCCGCGAACGCGTTCGACGCGGGCGCGAAGTTCCACATCCCCGGCAACACGCCCTACACGCGCTATTTCCTCGCGCGCGTTCTGCAGTTCCAATTCTATCAGGCGGCGTGCAAGCAGGCCGGGTGGAAGGGGCCGCTCCACCGCTGTTCCTTCTATGGCAACAAGGAGGTCGGCGCGAAGCTCAATGCGATGCTCGAAATGGGCGCGTCGAAGCCTTGGCCCGACGCGCTGCAGGCCTTCACCGGCAGCCGCGAGATGTCGGGCAAGGCAATGGCCGATTATTTCGCGCCGCTGAAGACGTGGCTCGACGCGCAGAACAAGGGCAAGCCGCAGGGCTGGTAA
- a CDS encoding HlyD family secretion protein, translated as MDQLSPSRPKAENAASPKAAPKADPLPAPAPASEAAPKASWRTRLLMFGLPALLVAGGAVWWLTSGGSVSTDNAYVQMDKVSVAAEVGGRITEVAVRDGQQVAKGQLLFRIDGEPYALSVAQATAAIDAAKVEVGNLSASANTSSIDIAAAREDVKFAEVTFQRQAALMEKGFTTKAAYDAARHALSQARESVRQAEAAAAEARTKLAGGPSSGINPQVEAARVQRSQAEVNLSRTTVRAPSAGRIAQSDRLQVGQMMVAGLPAVTLVDTAHPWVEANFKETDLADMRVGQRAEISFDAYPGLKVRGHVLTIGAGTGSEFSVLPAQNATGNWVKVTQRVPVRIAFDEKPARDMIAGLSADVRVFTK; from the coding sequence ATGGATCAGCTCTCGCCATCCCGGCCCAAAGCCGAAAATGCCGCGTCGCCCAAGGCCGCACCCAAGGCCGATCCCCTGCCCGCGCCGGCGCCCGCGTCGGAAGCCGCCCCCAAGGCGAGCTGGCGCACGCGCCTGTTGATGTTCGGCCTGCCCGCATTGCTGGTCGCAGGCGGGGCCGTCTGGTGGCTGACGAGCGGCGGATCGGTGTCGACCGACAATGCCTATGTCCAGATGGACAAGGTGTCGGTCGCCGCCGAAGTCGGCGGGCGGATCACCGAGGTCGCGGTGCGCGACGGCCAGCAGGTCGCGAAGGGCCAGCTGCTGTTCCGCATCGACGGCGAACCCTATGCGCTCAGCGTCGCGCAGGCGACCGCGGCGATCGACGCCGCCAAGGTCGAGGTTGGCAATCTGTCGGCGAGCGCGAACACGTCGAGCATCGACATCGCCGCGGCGCGCGAAGACGTCAAATTCGCCGAAGTCACCTTCCAGCGTCAGGCGGCATTGATGGAAAAGGGCTTCACGACCAAGGCAGCTTATGACGCGGCGCGCCACGCGCTGAGCCAAGCCCGCGAAAGCGTCCGCCAGGCCGAAGCCGCCGCCGCCGAAGCGCGCACCAAGCTCGCCGGCGGCCCCTCCAGCGGGATCAACCCGCAGGTCGAAGCGGCGCGCGTCCAGCGCTCGCAGGCCGAGGTCAACCTTAGCCGCACCACCGTCCGCGCCCCGAGCGCCGGCCGGATCGCGCAGTCGGACCGGTTGCAGGTCGGACAGATGATGGTCGCCGGGCTTCCCGCAGTGACGCTCGTCGACACCGCGCATCCGTGGGTCGAGGCCAATTTCAAGGAAACCGACCTCGCCGACATGCGCGTCGGTCAGCGCGCCGAGATCAGCTTCGACGCCTATCCGGGGCTAAAGGTGCGCGGCCATGTGCTGACGATCGGCGCAGGCACCGGCAGCGAATTTTCGGTGCTCCCCGCACAGAATGCCACGGGGAACTGGGTCAAGGTGACGCAGCGCGTGCCGGTGCGGATCGCTTTCGACGAAAAGCCCGCGCGCGACATGATCGCCGGCCTGTCGGCCGACGTCCGGGTGTTTACGAAGTAA
- a CDS encoding MarR family winged helix-turn-helix transcriptional regulator yields the protein MSETIGFLLNDTARLFRRAFNARTKESGITALQWRLITYLKRHEGIHQGPLAELIEVEPITLSRMIDRLVEAELVERRADPADRRAWQLYLTPRAAELLNGVRATADALTAEAVEGLSAAETVQLADLVERVRANLSRRICQKEKETI from the coding sequence ATGAGTGAAACGATCGGATTCCTGCTGAATGACACCGCGCGCCTGTTCCGGCGCGCGTTCAACGCGCGCACCAAGGAAAGCGGGATCACGGCGCTGCAATGGCGGCTGATCACTTACCTCAAACGCCACGAGGGTATCCACCAGGGTCCGCTTGCCGAACTGATCGAGGTCGAGCCGATCACCCTGTCGCGGATGATCGATCGACTGGTCGAGGCCGAGCTGGTCGAACGCCGCGCCGATCCCGCCGACCGCCGCGCGTGGCAGCTCTACCTTACGCCGCGCGCCGCCGAATTGCTGAACGGCGTTCGCGCCACCGCCGATGCGCTGACCGCCGAAGCAGTCGAGGGGCTCTCCGCTGCCGAGACCGTTCAGCTTGCCGACCTTGTCGAACGCGTTCGCGCCAATCTCTCCCGCCGCATCTGCCAAAAAGAAAAAGAGACAATTTGA
- a CDS encoding DHA2 family efflux MFS transporter permease subunit has translation MASNALPRRPAAAALPDDESIPLHERVRYRGLLTVAVMGASIMQILDTTIANVAIPHMQSALGATSETVTWVLTSYILASAIAMPITGWLADRIGRRELFLGAVAGFIVASMACGAAQTLEQMVAFRFMQGIFAAFIGPLSQSVMLDINPPERHARAMSIWGMGIMIGPILGPVLGGWLTESVNWRWVFYVNLPVGLVTLAMMWALLPSTRRNNRRFDLFGFSMLALGLASLQLMLDRGAHLDWFDSLEIWIELGVAIACMWMFLIHMVTARAPLFNRTMLADRNLVTAMGFMVVIGVVMFASMALLPPMLQNLFGWPVIDTGIVLALRGVGILMSMWVAGQLLGRIDARWLVGTGLLIAAYSLWQMSHWSLAMGMQPVIVSGLVQGLGMGLIFIPLNTMAFATIAPQHRTDGSSLLNLLRSIGASVGISVVTTLLGANIQTSHEDLAAHVTNSSVGLLDPSTADRFGIAGDTAMAMVNAEINRQAAMVAYIDDFWLMMWVTLASVPLVLLLRPPKPGGPKASAADMGH, from the coding sequence GTGGCGAGCAACGCCCTCCCCCGCCGGCCGGCCGCCGCGGCACTCCCTGACGACGAGTCTATCCCGCTGCACGAACGCGTGCGCTATCGCGGGCTGCTGACCGTCGCGGTGATGGGCGCCTCGATCATGCAGATCCTCGACACGACGATCGCCAACGTCGCGATCCCGCATATGCAGTCGGCGCTCGGCGCGACCAGCGAGACGGTGACCTGGGTGCTGACCAGCTATATCCTCGCGTCGGCGATCGCGATGCCGATCACCGGCTGGCTCGCCGACCGTATCGGGCGGCGCGAACTGTTCCTCGGCGCGGTCGCGGGCTTCATCGTCGCGTCGATGGCGTGCGGCGCGGCGCAAACGCTCGAACAGATGGTCGCCTTCCGCTTTATGCAGGGGATTTTCGCGGCCTTCATCGGGCCGCTGTCGCAGTCGGTGATGCTCGACATCAACCCGCCCGAGCGCCACGCGCGCGCGATGTCGATCTGGGGCATGGGAATCATGATCGGGCCGATCCTGGGCCCCGTGCTCGGCGGCTGGCTGACCGAGAGCGTCAACTGGCGCTGGGTCTTCTATGTCAACCTGCCGGTCGGTCTCGTCACGCTTGCGATGATGTGGGCGCTGCTCCCCTCCACCAGGCGAAACAATCGCCGCTTCGACCTGTTCGGCTTCTCGATGCTCGCGCTCGGGCTCGCATCGCTCCAGTTGATGCTCGATCGCGGCGCGCATCTCGACTGGTTCGACAGCCTCGAAATCTGGATCGAACTGGGGGTCGCGATCGCCTGTATGTGGATGTTCCTGATCCATATGGTCACCGCGCGCGCGCCCCTGTTCAACCGCACGATGCTCGCCGACCGCAACCTCGTCACCGCGATGGGCTTCATGGTCGTGATCGGCGTCGTGATGTTCGCGTCGATGGCGCTCCTACCGCCGATGCTGCAGAATCTGTTCGGCTGGCCGGTGATCGACACCGGGATCGTCCTCGCGCTGCGCGGGGTCGGCATCTTGATGAGCATGTGGGTTGCGGGGCAATTGCTGGGCAGGATCGACGCGCGCTGGCTGGTCGGGACGGGCCTGCTGATCGCCGCTTACTCGCTTTGGCAGATGAGCCACTGGTCGCTCGCAATGGGGATGCAGCCGGTGATCGTCAGCGGGCTGGTGCAGGGACTCGGCATGGGCCTGATCTTCATTCCGCTGAATACCATGGCGTTCGCGACGATCGCGCCGCAGCACCGCACCGACGGGTCGAGCCTGCTCAATCTCTTGCGCAGCATCGGCGCCTCGGTCGGCATTTCGGTGGTCACCACTCTGCTCGGCGCCAATATCCAGACTAGTCATGAGGATCTGGCGGCACATGTCACCAACAGCTCGGTCGGCCTGCTCGACCCCTCGACCGCCGACCGCTTCGGCATCGCGGGCGATACGGCGATGGCGATGGTCAACGCCGAGATCAACCGGCAGGCGGCGATGGTCGCCTATATCGACGATTTCTGGTTGATGATGTGGGTCACGCTGGCGTCGGTGCCACTGGTGCTGCTGCTCCGCCCGCCGAAGCCGGGCGGGCCGAAGGCGTCGGCGGCGGATATGGGCCATTAG
- a CDS encoding alpha/beta fold hydrolase, translating to MTSEPRFFEARDGVRLAWRETGDGAPIILLHGLFSNAEVNWIKFGTAARVAAEGYRVIMPDLRVHGSSDAPHEEEFYPPDVLVHDLEDLVAHLGLGDFDLGGFSLGARTSARAVVAGMRPRGLILGGMGLAGLAGWQRRGRFFKRVIAEYESAKRGDDTWLSIQFMKTMKVDRIAAGHLLDSFTDTTPDMLAALTMPTLVVSGEQDRDNGSAEELVAVLPDARLATIPGTHMSSVTEPALGEAIAAFLTA from the coding sequence ATGACGAGCGAACCCCGATTTTTCGAAGCGCGCGACGGCGTGCGGCTGGCGTGGCGCGAGACCGGCGACGGCGCACCCATCATCCTGCTCCACGGGCTCTTCTCGAACGCCGAGGTCAACTGGATCAAGTTCGGCACCGCGGCGCGCGTCGCCGCCGAAGGCTATCGCGTGATCATGCCCGACCTGCGCGTCCATGGGTCGAGCGATGCGCCGCACGAGGAGGAATTTTATCCACCCGACGTGCTGGTGCATGATCTGGAAGATCTGGTCGCGCATCTTGGCCTTGGCGATTTCGACCTTGGCGGCTTCTCGCTCGGGGCACGGACGAGCGCGCGCGCGGTCGTTGCGGGGATGAGGCCGCGCGGGCTGATCCTCGGCGGGATGGGGCTCGCGGGGCTGGCGGGCTGGCAGCGGCGCGGTCGCTTCTTCAAGCGCGTGATCGCCGAATATGAAAGCGCGAAGCGCGGCGACGATACCTGGCTGTCGATCCAGTTCATGAAAACGATGAAGGTCGATCGCATCGCGGCGGGGCACCTGCTCGACAGTTTCACCGACACGACCCCCGACATGCTCGCGGCGCTGACGATGCCGACGCTTGTCGTCAGCGGCGAGCAGGACCGGGACAATGGTTCGGCCGAAGAACTGGTCGCGGTGCTGCCCGACGCGCGGCTCGCGACAATTCCGGGGACGCATATGTCGAGCGTGACCGAGCCCGCGCTGGGCGAGGCGATCGCGGCTTTCCTGACGGCTTGA